Proteins encoded in a region of the Flavobacterium sp. MDT1-60 genome:
- a CDS encoding nuclear transport factor 2 family protein — protein MEQKLPLPPFTLETAKEKIQLAEDAWNSQDPERVSKAYTVDSEWRNRDQFVNGREEIILFLTQKWKKEINYKLKKEYWAHTENRIAVRFEYEYQDLNGNWFRAYGNENWEFDSNGLMQKRFASINDLSIKEEERKLK, from the coding sequence ATGGAACAGAAATTACCATTGCCACCTTTCACTTTAGAAACAGCAAAAGAAAAAATTCAGTTAGCAGAAGATGCCTGGAACAGTCAGGACCCAGAACGAGTTTCGAAAGCCTACACGGTTGATAGCGAATGGCGAAACCGGGATCAGTTTGTAAATGGAAGAGAAGAAATTATTCTTTTTCTAACTCAAAAATGGAAAAAAGAAATCAATTATAAATTAAAAAAAGAATATTGGGCACATACTGAAAACAGAATTGCAGTTCGATTTGAGTATGAATATCAGGATCTTAACGGAAACTGGTTTAGAGCTTACGGAAATGAGAATTGGGAATTTGATTCGAATGGTCTAATGCAAAAAAGATTTGCCAGTATAAATGACCTTTCAATTAAAGAAGAAGAACGAAAACTGAAATAA
- a CDS encoding ThiF family adenylyltransferase: protein MAEWTERAELLFTKEGLENLKNSNVLVVGLGGVGSFAAEFLARAGVGNMTIVDGDVVDITNVNRQLPALHSTVGQPKITIVGDRLMDINPELKLTRVQEFLSPERAFEIVSPEFDYVLDCIDSITPKLNLIIAAKRKRVKIISSMGAGGKMLASKVKVADISKTINCYFSKAIRKRLKAVKINKLKVVFSSEIQDEKSLKLTDGKNFKKSFYGTNSYMPGLFGLHAAETVIRHLLKKE, encoded by the coding sequence ATGGCAGAGTGGACAGAAAGAGCCGAGCTTTTATTTACAAAAGAAGGATTAGAAAACTTAAAAAACTCCAATGTTTTGGTAGTGGGTTTAGGAGGAGTGGGATCATTTGCAGCTGAGTTTTTGGCAAGGGCAGGAGTAGGGAATATGACAATTGTTGATGGAGATGTTGTTGATATTACCAATGTTAACAGACAATTACCAGCGTTGCATTCAACGGTTGGGCAACCAAAAATTACAATTGTAGGAGATCGTTTAATGGATATTAATCCGGAATTAAAACTAACTCGAGTTCAGGAATTTTTATCTCCGGAAAGGGCTTTTGAAATCGTTTCTCCTGAATTTGATTATGTTTTAGATTGTATTGACAGTATTACGCCAAAACTTAATTTAATTATTGCAGCGAAACGCAAAAGAGTTAAAATCATAAGCAGTATGGGTGCAGGTGGAAAAATGTTGGCTTCTAAAGTAAAAGTTGCTGATATTTCTAAAACCATAAATTGTTATTTTTCAAAAGCAATTCGTAAGAGATTAAAAGCGGTAAAAATCAATAAATTAAAAGTTGTTTTTTCATCAGAAATTCAGGATGAAAAAAGCTTAAAATTAACTGACGGAAAAAACTTTAAAAAATCGTTCTACGGAACCAACAGTTATATGCCTGGATTATTTGGCCTTCACGCCGCAGAAACCGTGATTCGTCATTTGCTTAAAAAAGAGTAG
- a CDS encoding BlaI/MecI/CopY family transcriptional regulator — protein MQKLTNKEEEIMHILWKLKKAFVKEIQAEITEDQPHYNTLSTIVRNLEEKGYVSHNAFGNTHQYYPIVSIEDYRKGFMSTAIDNYFNSSYKSMVSFFAKEEKISAAELREILAMIEKPNEDK, from the coding sequence ATGCAAAAATTAACCAACAAAGAAGAAGAAATAATGCATATTTTATGGAAACTTAAAAAAGCTTTTGTAAAAGAAATTCAGGCTGAGATTACTGAAGATCAACCGCATTATAACACGCTTTCGACTATTGTTCGAAATTTGGAAGAAAAAGGATATGTAAGTCATAATGCCTTTGGAAATACGCATCAGTACTACCCAATTGTAAGTATTGAAGATTATCGAAAAGGGTTTATGAGCACCGCTATTGATAATTATTTCAATAGCTCTTATAAAAGTATGGTTTCCTTTTTTGCCAAAGAAGAAAAAATCTCTGCGGCCGAATTACGCGAAATCCTGGCGATGATCGAAAAACCAAACGAAGATAAATAA
- a CDS encoding alpha/beta hydrolase: protein MKKKHPILKTVKRIWFLIAISFTIWLVYSYQAKGVSESFLQGSDIISVKDNDDYFLFEPKQKFDKVFIFYPGAMVDPKAYVPLCRKISENGIKVYLIKMPWRLASKGYEIPKQLDLFADKTKTYILAGHSQGGKMAAQFVKKNPNLIDKLILIGTTHPRDISLANSTIPILKIYGSDDGVADERTIFQNKSKLPATTKFVKIDGANHAQFGYYGFQFGDNSARISREKQQYKTLKSILSFINQKPF, encoded by the coding sequence ATGAAAAAGAAACACCCAATTCTTAAAACAGTAAAACGAATATGGTTTCTAATTGCCATTTCATTTACAATTTGGTTGGTGTATTCTTATCAGGCAAAAGGTGTTTCAGAATCATTTTTGCAAGGCAGTGATATAATCTCCGTAAAAGATAACGATGATTATTTTTTGTTTGAACCAAAGCAAAAATTTGATAAAGTCTTTATTTTTTATCCTGGTGCGATGGTTGATCCGAAAGCTTATGTACCTTTATGTAGAAAGATCTCAGAAAACGGAATTAAGGTTTATTTGATTAAAATGCCTTGGAGACTGGCTTCTAAAGGATATGAAATTCCAAAACAACTTGACTTATTTGCTGATAAAACCAAAACCTATATTTTAGCTGGACATTCTCAAGGCGGAAAAATGGCCGCACAATTCGTCAAAAAAAATCCTAACTTAATTGACAAATTGATTTTAATTGGAACCACACATCCTCGAGACATTTCACTTGCTAACAGTACCATTCCAATTTTAAAAATATACGGTTCAGATGATGGTGTAGCCGATGAAAGAACAATTTTTCAGAATAAATCAAAGCTTCCTGCAACTACAAAATTTGTAAAAATTGATGGTGCTAATCATGCTCAGTTTGGCTATTATGGTTTTCAGTTTGGTGATAATTCGGCCAGAATTTCCCGCGAAAAACAACAATACAAAACTTTAAAAAGTATACTAAGTTTTATAAATCAGAAACCTTTTTAA
- a CDS encoding DUF1684 domain-containing protein, with protein MKKIVFLTLLLTFNFGFSQKKFDKKETEKFQKTINSEYADPKTSPLMEEDLKVFKTLDFYPVNAKYFVNAKFVKAKNEKVFEMKTTGTRTPKYIKYGTLYFSLDGKALQLNVYRSIDLSKTEEYKDHLFLPFSDLTCGKESYIGGRYIDLKIPKGNTIAIDFNQAYNPYCAYNHKYSCPLVPLENDLNTEIKAGVKTFH; from the coding sequence ATGAAAAAAATCGTATTTCTTACTTTATTATTAACTTTTAATTTTGGCTTCAGCCAAAAGAAATTTGATAAAAAAGAAACAGAGAAATTTCAGAAGACTATAAATTCAGAATATGCTGATCCTAAGACGAGTCCGTTAATGGAAGAAGATTTAAAAGTTTTTAAAACTTTGGATTTTTATCCTGTTAATGCTAAATATTTTGTCAATGCCAAGTTTGTAAAGGCAAAAAATGAAAAAGTTTTCGAAATGAAAACTACAGGAACAAGGACGCCAAAATATATAAAATATGGTACTTTATACTTTTCGCTTGATGGTAAAGCACTGCAGTTAAATGTATACAGAAGTATTGATCTTTCTAAAACGGAAGAATACAAAGACCATTTATTTTTGCCTTTTTCTGATTTAACTTGTGGTAAGGAAAGTTATATTGGAGGAAGATATATCGATTTGAAAATTCCAAAAGGGAATACTATTGCAATTGATTTTAATCAGGCCTACAATCCGTATTGCGCTTACAATCACAAATACTCTTGTCCGTTAGTTCCTTTGGAGAATGATTTGAATACTGAAATTAAAGCAGGAGTTAAAACTTTTCATTAA
- a CDS encoding HAD family phosphatase, with product MIKTVIFDMDGVIVDTEPVHRYSYYKQFSELNIEVPEEMYTSFTGFSTRNTFQTLKGFFPVIEHEVEDLIQRKRSIFNDAFDTKEDLYLLQGVEDLIKDLYANGIQLILASSASKVTIERVFTRFNLHQYFSHIVSGEDFPQSKPDPAIFVHAASLSIAPKENCIIIEDSTNGVKAAKAAGIYCVGYNSHHSKLQDLSEANLIINHFNELDAQKISQLGA from the coding sequence ATGATAAAAACAGTAATTTTTGATATGGATGGTGTAATTGTAGACACTGAACCTGTACACCGTTATTCCTATTACAAACAATTTTCAGAATTAAATATTGAAGTACCTGAAGAAATGTATACTTCGTTTACCGGGTTTTCTACCCGAAATACATTTCAGACTTTAAAAGGTTTTTTTCCGGTGATTGAACATGAAGTCGAAGATTTGATTCAGAGAAAGAGAAGTATTTTTAATGATGCTTTTGATACCAAGGAAGATCTGTATTTATTGCAAGGTGTTGAAGATTTGATTAAGGATTTATATGCAAACGGTATCCAGCTCATTCTGGCTTCTTCTGCGTCAAAAGTTACGATTGAAAGAGTTTTTACAAGATTTAATTTGCATCAGTATTTCTCTCATATTGTAAGTGGCGAAGATTTTCCGCAATCAAAACCAGATCCTGCGATTTTTGTGCATGCTGCATCATTGTCAATCGCGCCAAAAGAAAATTGCATTATAATTGAAGACAGTACAAATGGTGTAAAAGCAGCAAAAGCAGCAGGGATTTATTGTGTTGGCTACAACAGTCATCATTCAAAATTACAAGATTTGTCAGAAGCTAATTTAATTATAAATCATTTTAATGAATTAGACGCTCAAAAAATATCACAGCTAGGTGCTTGA
- a CDS encoding TatD family hydrolase — translation MEFFNFHTHQFTNQSNVLELVNQYPNEFDASIPYYSIGIHPWYIVDDRIDADLKVIEEKLQTENCLALGECGLDKRIEIPLEQQIVVFEKQLALAEKYKKPVVIHCVAAFQEVIEIKKKMKISVPMIIHGFSKNSQLASQLIKAGFYISFGKYLLRNPELKTVFQNIPNDRFLLETDTIEENIQQVYDLASEYKNLTIKELQEIISSNFEAIFRR, via the coding sequence ATGGAATTCTTTAATTTTCATACGCATCAGTTTACGAATCAATCCAATGTTTTGGAATTGGTAAATCAGTATCCAAATGAATTTGATGCTTCGATTCCGTATTATTCAATCGGAATTCATCCGTGGTATATTGTTGACGACAGAATTGATGCTGATCTGAAAGTTATCGAAGAAAAATTGCAAACAGAAAATTGTCTGGCGTTAGGCGAATGTGGTTTAGATAAACGAATTGAAATTCCGCTTGAACAACAAATTGTAGTTTTTGAAAAACAATTGGCTTTAGCCGAAAAATATAAGAAACCGGTAGTTATTCATTGCGTCGCTGCTTTTCAGGAAGTGATTGAAATCAAGAAAAAAATGAAAATTTCAGTTCCAATGATTATACACGGATTTTCGAAAAACAGTCAACTTGCTAGTCAGCTGATTAAGGCCGGATTTTATATTTCTTTTGGAAAATATTTATTGAGAAATCCAGAATTAAAAACAGTATTTCAGAATATCCCAAACGATCGGTTTCTATTGGAAACGGATACTATTGAAGAGAATATTCAACAAGTTTATGATTTAGCATCAGAATATAAAAATTTAACAATTAAGGAATTACAGGAGATTATCTCAAGTAATTTTGAAGCTATATTTCGAAGGTAA
- a CDS encoding MCP four helix bundle domain-containing protein, which translates to MKDLKKYSNKTKAAFILLIVMLIILLSNFNTLRNSKKVNENINAIYNDRLMVSHYIFQYSKELHFIKSEAEKLDLSDNIKKDEIIHTLKIVHSIDDLYAKTVLTNKEKEHFDAFLASCKEINNQVENKNWNKIAFASGEALKTLESLSQIQVKEGKAKLASANKMYNDNNSLGQLQIALLIVLGGITFYLLIVKKIKRNIKIPEPPSLN; encoded by the coding sequence ATGAAAGATCTAAAAAAATACAGCAATAAAACCAAAGCTGCTTTCATTTTACTGATTGTGATGCTCATTATTCTATTGAGCAATTTCAATACGCTACGAAATTCCAAAAAAGTAAACGAAAACATCAATGCAATTTATAACGATCGTTTGATGGTGTCTCATTATATTTTTCAATATTCAAAAGAACTTCATTTTATAAAAAGCGAAGCTGAAAAACTGGATTTGAGCGATAATATTAAAAAAGATGAAATCATTCACACCTTAAAAATTGTTCATAGCATTGATGATCTATATGCTAAAACAGTTTTGACCAATAAAGAGAAAGAACATTTTGATGCCTTTTTAGCTTCCTGCAAAGAAATCAACAACCAAGTTGAAAATAAAAACTGGAATAAAATTGCTTTTGCTAGCGGAGAAGCTCTTAAAACTTTAGAATCGCTGTCTCAAATTCAGGTGAAAGAAGGCAAAGCAAAATTAGCCAGCGCCAACAAAATGTATAACGACAATAATAGTCTCGGACAATTACAGATTGCTTTACTAATAGTTTTGGGCGGAATAACTTTCTATCTCTTAATTGTAAAGAAAATAAAAAGAAATATCAAGATTCCTGAGCCGCCGAGTTTGAATTAA
- a CDS encoding M56 family metallopeptidase, with product MEALFIYIAKSAGLVALFYFSYYFLLRKETFFNSNRWFLLAGLITSAILPFVVYTKVIWVNPTPLSNINYASLYSTQVERNAFEIDWNLTLITIYSLGVLALLIKFAFDFYSLNLVLKGKQIKQQADFKFVDINENIAPFSYFEYIVYNSSMYTASELESIIEHEKVHSDQNHTIDVLISRAFCILFWFNPIIWFYKKAITQNLEFIADKEAAQKISDKKAYQYTLLKITTHESCLSITNHFYQSLIKKRIVMLNKNQSKKRNSWKHYVVIPALAVFAILFQVEVIAKEKRQIAKEVKNEHGSVDVYKISKTTTDQQLKEMAEKMKLNHNVDAKISDVERNSDNELIAIRFDLKKGSEQSQSYRVKGSKAIKDCEIVIETEKDGSKKIGLKTDDQIGEVKIIDKERKVEVKNIQNSKTNCDVKTNDNTHTSISTSTSTNTSDANVNTNVKVGFNRNVNSDNKINNSVSITTNGQNVSNHLAQLVIVDGEIVTNVSSTNDLDKLNIKTINVLKGTHATDKYGDEGKNGVIEIETNE from the coding sequence ATGGAAGCACTTTTCATTTATATCGCAAAATCAGCCGGATTAGTGGCATTATTTTACTTTTCTTATTATTTTTTGTTACGCAAAGAAACTTTTTTCAATAGTAACAGATGGTTTTTATTAGCCGGTTTAATTACTTCTGCAATATTACCTTTTGTAGTTTATACTAAAGTGATTTGGGTTAATCCTACTCCACTTTCAAATATAAATTATGCATCATTATATTCAACGCAAGTAGAAAGAAATGCTTTTGAAATTGACTGGAATTTAACGCTTATAACTATTTATAGTCTTGGAGTTTTAGCCTTACTAATAAAATTTGCTTTTGATTTCTACAGTTTAAACTTAGTCCTAAAAGGAAAACAAATAAAACAACAGGCTGATTTTAAATTTGTTGACATTAATGAAAATATAGCTCCATTTTCTTATTTTGAATATATCGTTTACAACTCATCAATGTACACGGCTTCTGAATTAGAAAGTATTATTGAACATGAAAAGGTGCACAGCGATCAAAACCACACTATCGATGTTTTGATTTCGAGAGCTTTTTGTATCCTGTTTTGGTTCAATCCTATTATTTGGTTTTACAAAAAAGCGATAACTCAAAATCTTGAATTTATTGCTGACAAAGAAGCAGCTCAAAAAATATCAGACAAAAAAGCCTATCAATATACGCTTTTAAAAATTACAACTCATGAGAGTTGTCTATCAATCACTAATCATTTTTATCAATCATTAATCAAAAAACGAATCGTTATGTTAAACAAAAATCAATCAAAAAAGAGAAATTCATGGAAACATTATGTTGTGATTCCAGCTCTTGCAGTTTTTGCAATTTTATTTCAAGTTGAAGTCATTGCAAAAGAAAAAAGGCAAATTGCAAAAGAAGTTAAAAACGAACATGGTTCTGTTGATGTTTACAAAATCAGCAAAACAACAACTGATCAACAATTAAAAGAAATGGCTGAAAAAATGAAGCTAAATCATAATGTTGACGCAAAGATCTCTGATGTTGAAAGAAATTCAGATAATGAATTAATAGCCATCAGATTTGATCTAAAAAAAGGTTCTGAACAATCGCAGTCGTATCGCGTTAAAGGTAGTAAAGCAATTAAGGATTGTGAAATTGTTATTGAAACGGAGAAAGATGGCTCAAAAAAAATAGGCTTAAAAACGGATGACCAAATTGGTGAAGTAAAAATTATTGACAAAGAGCGTAAAGTTGAAGTAAAAAATATTCAAAATTCTAAAACTAATTGTGATGTTAAAACTAATGATAATACTCATACAAGCATTAGTACAAGCACTAGTACTAATACTAGCGATGCTAATGTAAATACAAATGTAAAAGTTGGCTTTAATCGAAATGTAAATAGTGACAATAAAATAAATAACAGTGTTAGTATCACTACAAATGGTCAGAATGTCAGCAACCATTTGGCGCAATTGGTTATTGTAGACGGAGAGATTGTTACAAATGTTTCAAGTACAAACGATCTTGACAAATTGAATATTAAAACTATAAATGTACTAAAAGGCACACATGCTACAGATAAATATGGCGACGAAGGCAAAAATGGTGTTATTGAAATTGAAACTAACGAATAA
- a CDS encoding TetR/AcrR family transcriptional regulator, with product MSPRERILEKTFTLFHQQGYNATGINQIIEEAKVAKASFYQHFKSKEDLCVAFLNERHSFWFNQLEQFISKEKETKAKVLASFDFLIFMNKEENFRGCSFLNILSEIPSDNIKILRVLQSHKHDLRVYFQNIINDELLSDHIYLLFESCIIESQLFKSNQFIEQSKRIINTLIS from the coding sequence ATGTCACCGAGAGAACGAATTTTAGAAAAAACATTTACATTGTTTCATCAACAAGGTTATAATGCTACTGGAATTAATCAGATTATTGAGGAAGCGAAAGTGGCAAAAGCCAGTTTTTACCAGCACTTTAAATCAAAAGAAGATTTATGTGTTGCTTTTTTAAACGAACGTCATTCTTTCTGGTTTAATCAATTAGAACAATTTATTTCTAAAGAAAAAGAAACGAAAGCAAAAGTGTTGGCTTCGTTTGATTTTTTAATTTTTATGAATAAAGAGGAAAACTTCAGAGGCTGTAGCTTTTTAAATATACTTTCTGAAATCCCTTCAGACAATATTAAGATTCTTCGTGTACTTCAAAGTCATAAACACGATTTGAGAGTTTATTTTCAGAATATTATCAATGATGAACTGTTATCAGATCATATTTATTTATTGTTTGAGAGTTGTATAATCGAAAGTCAGTTATTCAAATCAAACCAGTTTATTGAGCAATCCAAAAGAATAATTAATACTTTAATTTCGTAA
- a CDS encoding M56 family metallopeptidase, whose translation MEALFTFITKSSGLLILFYCAYFFLLRKETFFNSNRWFLLAGLVTSVVLPFVVYTKIVWVDPAPMPAVNYSSGYIPHNVINTIREESFEINWNYVALAIYGIGFLALIIKFAADFYSLNSVLKGKQVQQEEDFKFIDIEENIAPFSYFDYIVYNSSMFTASELESIIEHEKVHSDQNHTVDVIISRIFCVLFWFNPIIWLYKKAILQNLEFIADNEAAKKISDKKSISIHAFKNNNTRNLCCHHQSFLSIINQKTNCHVKQKSIKKNKLLEVLYHNSSTCRLYIFISNRNHCTGEKKKSGGYSKNYFR comes from the coding sequence ATGGAAGCACTTTTCACCTTTATTACAAAATCAAGCGGATTACTAATATTGTTTTATTGCGCTTACTTTTTTTTACTTCGCAAAGAAACTTTCTTCAATAGTAACAGATGGTTTTTATTAGCCGGTTTGGTTACATCAGTAGTTTTACCTTTTGTGGTTTATACTAAAATCGTTTGGGTCGACCCTGCTCCAATGCCTGCCGTGAATTATTCTTCGGGTTATATACCTCATAATGTTATTAATACTATACGCGAGGAATCTTTTGAAATCAATTGGAATTATGTAGCACTTGCCATTTACGGAATTGGATTCCTGGCACTTATTATAAAATTTGCTGCTGATTTTTACAGTTTGAATTCTGTTTTAAAAGGTAAACAAGTACAACAAGAAGAAGATTTTAAATTTATAGATATTGAGGAAAATATTGCTCCATTTTCTTATTTTGATTATATCGTTTACAACTCATCAATGTTCACGGCATCAGAATTAGAAAGTATCATTGAGCACGAAAAAGTCCATAGCGATCAAAATCATACTGTTGATGTCATTATTTCGAGAATTTTTTGTGTGCTGTTTTGGTTCAATCCAATTATTTGGCTGTACAAAAAAGCAATTCTGCAAAATCTTGAATTTATTGCTGATAACGAAGCCGCCAAAAAAATATCAGACAAAAAAAGCATATCAATACACGCTTTTAAAAATAACAACACACGAAACTTGTGTTGCCATCACCAATCATTTTTATCAATCATTAATCAAAAAACGAATTGTCATGTTAAACAAAAATCAATCAAAAAAAACAAATTACTGGAAGTATTGTACCATAATTCCAGCACTTGCCGCCTTTATATTTTTATTTCAAATAGAAATCATTGCACAGGAGAGAAAAAAAAATCAGGAGGTTACTCCAAAAATTACTTCAGATGA
- a CDS encoding BlaI/MecI/CopY family transcriptional regulator, giving the protein MQKLTNKEEEIMHILWKLKKAFVKEVQAEITEDQPHYNTLSTIVRNLEEKGFVAHNAFGNTHQYYPIITLEAYSKKYMKTAIDNYFNSSYKNMVSFFAKEEKISAAELREILAMIEDPKENKK; this is encoded by the coding sequence ATGCAAAAGTTAACCAACAAGGAAGAAGAAATCATGCACATTTTATGGAAGCTTAAAAAAGCTTTTGTAAAAGAGGTTCAGGCTGAAATTACCGAAGATCAACCGCATTACAACACACTTTCGACTATTGTTCGTAATCTTGAGGAGAAAGGTTTTGTAGCGCATAATGCTTTTGGAAATACACACCAATATTACCCGATTATTACTTTAGAAGCCTACAGCAAAAAATACATGAAAACAGCTATTGATAACTATTTTAATAGTTCTTATAAAAATATGGTTTCCTTTTTTGCTAAAGAAGAAAAAATTTCTGCGGCAGAATTACGCGAAATCCTGGCTATGATCGAAGATCCAAAAGAAAACAAAAAATAA
- a CDS encoding DUF2911 domain-containing protein, translating into MKKLLIALAIIIAPFATEAQIKTPQASPKAYIKQTVGLTDVEVTYSRPGARGRAVFGNLVPFGKLWRTGANENTIINFSDDVVIDGKTLKKGKYAIYTIPKIESWEVIFYLSTDNWGLPENWSDAYVALRTTVKENALPTPVESFTIGINGLDPNFAYLEMAWENSHIALKFEVPTAKTATASIDKVLAGPSANDYFAASQYLFQSNGNIETARTYVDKSLDMSADKPYFILRLKSLIQAKQGDKKGAIETAKASLAAAETAKNQDYVKMNKDSITEWSR; encoded by the coding sequence ATGAAAAAACTACTTATTGCATTAGCTATTATAATAGCACCTTTTGCTACAGAGGCTCAAATAAAAACACCACAAGCGAGTCCTAAAGCTTATATCAAACAAACTGTTGGTTTAACCGATGTTGAAGTTACGTATTCAAGACCAGGTGCGAGAGGAAGAGCTGTATTCGGAAATTTAGTTCCGTTTGGTAAATTATGGAGAACAGGGGCTAACGAAAACACAATTATTAATTTTAGTGATGATGTTGTTATCGATGGTAAAACATTGAAAAAAGGAAAGTATGCAATTTACACTATTCCTAAAATCGAAAGCTGGGAAGTGATTTTCTATCTTTCTACAGACAACTGGGGATTGCCGGAAAATTGGAGTGATGCTTATGTAGCTTTAAGAACTACAGTTAAAGAAAATGCATTACCAACGCCTGTAGAAAGCTTTACGATTGGTATCAATGGCTTAGATCCAAATTTTGCTTATTTAGAAATGGCTTGGGAAAACTCTCATATAGCTTTGAAATTTGAAGTTCCGACAGCAAAAACAGCTACTGCAAGTATTGATAAAGTTTTGGCCGGACCATCTGCAAATGATTATTTTGCTGCATCACAGTATTTGTTTCAATCAAATGGAAACATTGAAACTGCCAGAACATATGTTGACAAATCTTTAGATATGAGTGCTGACAAACCCTATTTTATCTTAAGATTGAAATCTTTAATCCAGGCAAAACAAGGCGATAAAAAAGGTGCTATTGAAACTGCAAAAGCTTCGCTAGCCGCTGCGGAAACTGCAAAAAATCAGGATTATGTAAAAATGAATAAAGATAGTATTACAGAGTGGAGCAGATAA
- a CDS encoding MFS transporter has translation MLKTAANHYINNFRGFSREIWILTLVTFINRAGTMVLPFLSKYLKEDLHFSYNQVGWIMVSFGLGSMLGSWLGGKLSDKIGFYKIMIFSLFTSGVSLFFVQYITTFWGLCIAMFVLMVIADMFRPAMFVSLGAYAKPENRTRALTLVRLAVNLGFAAGPALGGLIIMGIGYSGLFWVDGASCIISISIFALLVKEKKKVAHDDKVESASDKKSVFHDRIFWVFLFVSFVTAMIFFQLFTTLPLYHNEKFGLSEFQTGLLMTLNGLLIFALEMPTVGFMERKGFPKIKIIILGSFIMASSFFLLLINVWAGILVISMICISIGEILTFPFSNAFALSRAPRGQEGRYMALYTMSFSLAHIISSKVGFEIITRLGYQINWFFMASIGVVATLCCFWIKKALVLEKKP, from the coding sequence ATGCTCAAAACTGCCGCCAACCACTACATCAATAATTTTAGAGGATTTTCAAGAGAAATTTGGATACTTACATTGGTCACTTTTATCAATCGTGCCGGTACAATGGTGCTTCCTTTTTTGTCAAAATACTTAAAAGAAGATCTTCATTTCTCTTATAACCAGGTAGGTTGGATTATGGTTTCATTTGGTTTGGGATCGATGCTAGGATCATGGCTTGGAGGAAAACTTTCTGACAAAATCGGGTTTTACAAAATCATGATTTTTAGTTTATTTACCAGTGGAGTCTCCCTTTTCTTTGTACAATATATAACAACATTCTGGGGATTATGCATCGCCATGTTTGTTTTAATGGTAATTGCGGACATGTTTCGCCCGGCCATGTTTGTATCCTTGGGAGCGTACGCAAAACCCGAAAATAGAACCCGTGCCCTGACTTTAGTTCGTTTAGCCGTAAATTTAGGTTTCGCTGCCGGGCCCGCTTTAGGCGGATTGATTATCATGGGAATTGGTTATTCCGGATTATTCTGGGTTGACGGAGCTTCCTGTATTATATCGATTTCAATTTTTGCCTTATTGGTAAAAGAAAAGAAGAAAGTAGCTCATGACGATAAAGTCGAAAGCGCCTCAGATAAAAAATCAGTTTTTCATGATCGAATCTTTTGGGTTTTCTTATTTGTTAGTTTTGTAACCGCTATGATTTTCTTTCAGCTTTTCACAACGCTTCCTTTATATCATAATGAGAAATTCGGTTTAAGTGAATTTCAAACAGGTTTATTAATGACCTTAAACGGACTTTTAATTTTTGCTTTAGAAATGCCAACTGTTGGATTCATGGAGCGTAAAGGTTTCCCGAAAATTAAAATCATTATTCTGGGTTCCTTTATTATGGCTTCAAGTTTCTTTTTGCTTCTGATAAATGTTTGGGCCGGAATTCTGGTTATTAGTATGATTTGCATTTCGATTGGAGAAATTCTAACCTTTCCTTTTTCAAATGCTTTCGCCTTAAGCCGTGCACCGCGTGGTCAGGAAGGACGTTATATGGCTCTTTATACCATGAGTTTTAGTTTGGCTCATATTATTAGCTCAAAGGTTGGTTTTGAAATCATCACCAGATTAGGATACCAAATCAACTGGTTTTTCATGGCTTCCATTGGGGTTGTGGCTACCCTTTGTTGCTTTTGGATCAAAAAAGCCTTGGTACTCGAAAAAAAACCGTAA